The following is a genomic window from Papilio machaon chromosome 7, ilPapMach1.1, whole genome shotgun sequence.
GCCGGAACCGTGGATGTTATAACCGGttttcattacaattttacagTCGAACTTGGATAAGTGAAAACCTTATAAACGAGAGTTCTACCCCGATGGTCTACCtccatgagcgagaaactcggcttaaggagaaacctctataagcgagtaTATCACGGTCCCATACACTCTCGCTATTCAGTTTCGACTGTACATTAAgtgaatcaaataaatttgcattttacACTAAAGAGCatatctgtaaaaaataataatttgcataTAAACAGTTACTGAGTAATGATGTGAAGCAGCGCGCCATGATGATGTTCCTGTGCGTGTGTAAGACTGGCCCCAAGCTGACCAGGTGCTGTACATCCAGTGTGAACCCCTCCCGCACTCCGCGCAGCACCTTCACCATTGTACCTTCTGTACCCCACTGCTCGCTGTACACATAGCGGTACACATCTACACTAATTATATACTAACTTCTTCACGAGACACTAATTCAAAGAGTTAAATTCGACTCTAACTGAAACCTGTAGTCTGTAAAGTGATCACTAAGAGCAGTGattatcaaacttatttcttttaccgcttcctataaaaatcaattatttttcagcgccccccatttttttatacacccctcaaaacttaaaaaacacaatttcattactttaattaattatattagtcgCTTTATGATATTTAAACTTACATTCTAAACTAGAAATGTTTACtagtaagttaaaataatttctggtGTAATAGTAATTAAGGTAAAATTGctctaattttttaactatcatCGAATATGTTCCTTTATCAGAAACAACTTTAGCTGAAACTTGTTACAACTTGATTGCGTACTGTGTGCGATCTATCATACGAAATCTATGTTaagtataagtttttataacatgATACAGGGTGGAAACCCACATTAATGCCCCCATTTTTTCTGGGCACCTTAACGCCCCTTTCTAGGTTTCAAACatccccaagggggcgttatcgtcAACTTTGAGAAACACTAAGAGTAACTTCATATTAAACTAAGGGGccttaataatttcaacatttgTTGGCCTGTCTTTTAACCTCAAACACTgtatttatgataaaatttagttaataaaaataacataccgTATAAATTTCTTAGAGTCAGTAGTGGTGTCTGTATCACCGAGTGAGACTTTAGTGCGGTCCAGACTCCCGAGCTGGGTCTCTGTATCCTCGCTGCCGGTCTTCCGCGTGCTCCTTCTCACGCTCACTTCGGACAGAGGCTCCATCACTGTTCTGCCCCCTTCTACGTCAACTCTGCCCGTCTCTACGTCAACTCTGCCCGCCTCTACGTCAACTCTGCCCGCCTCTACGTCAACTCTGCCCGCCTCTACGTCCACTCTGCCCGCGTCTATATCAGCAAGACCCGCCTTGCGGAGTAATGCAGTTACACTCCTGTTTTCCCTCGGTGTTTGTATGTTCTCAGgaatattttccttttctaTATCTATAACAATGTAATGAGTATAGAGCAGGGacccccaaactattttggacaagtgacccctttactaaaatgaactgttacctcatgGGGGGTCCCATGGCAATATTACCtatttttaagatcaattattattatttaataatacttctTCTGACTTAgatcaatagaagaagacagagtgagaattagcaatgctttaagttctaTATCGACCTCTTTGAGAATCCCTGGTATAGAATATGAGATACAATCgaacgttttaaatattaatgttagcAAATTGACACTTTTACCCCAACAATTTGATggcaatttattataaactagcttttacccgcgacttcgtccgcgcggaataaaaaaaacgcacacaagataaaaaagttcctatgtccgtctcctagttctaagctacctccccatcaattttcagctaaattagTTCGACCggtcttgagttataaaaacacgactttcttttatatatatagatagatagatatagtaAGGGTCGATACACACGgactgttttattattttaagtagatGATGTTTAAGCGGGTACTGCGAAGTGTGGTCATTGTATGGCAACCGTCAATGAGTATTTAAAGTGGTCCGTGTATGTCGGCACTAAGGTGAGTTCATACCAGCGGCGATATCTGCGCTCAGCAGCTGCTCTCTGTGCTGTTTGTACGACAGGAAGCCTGAGCTACGACGTCTTTTAGCCTGAAATTACATCATTAGCTTcccttcaaaatattttaaggatAATtcaaagtataatataatgtgcaaaaagttttcaaataaaaattgttctcATATTAGTTTCTGAACTGAAAACAATtacaactaataaataatctagTCCATAAGTTTATTATGGATTagcaagaaatataaaaagttgagTTTCAATACAACCTAGAGAAGAAATAGGAAAAGTGACGAGTCGTTTTATTTCGAAATTGCAATATTTCTGTCTTTACTTACTCCTTCATCTTCAAATTCACTGGTCCGTTTCCTGACTTGAGACAAAGTTTCCACAACCTGAGTGGGCAGATCTGAGAAGTCCAGCAGACCCTGACCCTGGCCGATCATGGTGACCTCCGCCCTCTCCACCTCAGTTTGCACTGGCAGCTCTATCTGAGGGACAGCGGCTAAGGCCGAGGGATCTTCTTCTACTGGTTGTAAATGCGATCGTGGTTCTTCTTGAGCTGGCATAACGACTGcttcctgtttttttttttaaatcggatTTTATACTAGCTAATTGTAAAAGATTTACGAAAAATGAATAATCAGTGATGTTTACAAAGTTATGACgtaatttatcattatattttttttttaaatatatagaaaaaatcaACACAGTTAGGTAGAAGTAAAACAACGTTTAAAGTATACCAAAACACAAACTATAACGAACCATTAAATGAACTCTGAAtgtgaaaaacataataatttaggTAACGGTAGTttagtaacaattttattaaatataaataaaaatacattacctCCAATTCCCTATTTTGTGAGGTTGTCTTTGAGATAAACTCTAAATTCCTAAGATAAAGTGTGCGGAAGACAGAGGCGATGTCGGGCCTCAACTTGTGTCCGTCGTGTGCCGGCCGCAGTAAGTACGTAGCTGCGGGTATTCTGATATTTATCACATCTTCACTAGCCGACTGttggtaaattatatttgataatttatttcgaaaaattgattgtaattttaatttaatttgcaattaaataaaaaaaaaattagattacaCAAACTGTGACTctaataacaatgtttttttttgaaattgtatttttacaattaatacagTAAGTAGAATTGTAAttacgattttaaaaaaatataatcagtagatgaaaaaatttatgaataatactaaattttattaatttaaaaactttaactgACTTAACACACATTCCAAGATATCCAGACTATTGGACTACCTTTATtggattttcaatttaaattttgttgtagTCCAACGATGTAGAGTTGTAACTATATAAATAGCTAGAAGTATTccaagattcaaactttatgttgATGTTGCTGCCTAGTGAAATGTATGCGAAGGTTTTATGCGAAATTCCAAGCGGCAACAGAGATGGAATGTCCATATATACAcaatcgaacctggataaacgAGAGTCCAAcggaccgcgatatttttgCCTCTTAGTAGGTACTAAatagtttctcgcttatggaggtcgttCGTCGGGACcagacaatgactctcgcttatggaAGTTTCTTGTTGTTATCACTTATCCAGATACGAATGTTATTGCTAAAATatctaaagaaataaaataaatccgtCCGTCGGGactggacaatgactctcgcttatggaAGTTGTCCGTCGAGACCGGACTCTCGCTAATggaagtttctcgcttatccaggttcgactataAACATTACCTTGCAACGCATTTCTAACTTATTGTTAACGATCCTGTCCCGCATGTAGTCAGGACCGAGGCGCGTGTGCTGGTCGATGATGAGGCGACGCGCGCGTCTGCGCTTTGGACTCCGCACCTCCAACTCCTGGATCATCATCACCAGGATATATTACCAATGTCTCCCTAACttcttttgaaatttatactGACTTTCCAAGTGAGTGAGTAAACGTAAATTGATatcataaatatgaaatatatatattttttgggtATGAATCAATGAAATTACTGTAcaataacagattttttttccgtttgcgatgatattttattacctccaaaataatttcatcatcagcttttCTCTTCACAGCCTCCGATTGAACAGTTGGTTCAGGATGCTGCGCCATTTCATTATCAAGTctgtattaagaaaatatatttttgtggaaccgtgaaaaaaattaaagacaacaagaactaacatttttttgttattacatgaaataattatgtCTATGTACttgaaatattattctttGGTAGACTTTGAATGATACTTACCTCATAATTTTCTGAAAGTTAAACTATGAATTAACTAAtcttttacacaatttaaagtATGATATAGTTTACCTTCGTTTTTAAGagatgtttaatatttacaatttaagtaagaaaataaaaatatcaatgttaccaaataatttaaaaaatcaaacacaCTAACACCAATGGTTCAGGAACGTTCAAGGCAGGAGGCGGGATTTCGGGAATTTCGGGGATTTCTGTGTACGTTATTAGaagtttagtattttaatacagGTGTtaagaaactaaaaaatacaaatatatttacaaacctTTTTCAATGTCAGCGATTGCTGAAATCTCGGCGCCGATGGCTGGAATATAAACAAGGTATTTTGCAAACTAAAAACTGAAAATTGTAGCCAGAATTGCGAAAAATATCCCGAATTATATAGGTTTAGAGAAAATTAGAACAAAATCAAATTGTATACATAGTAAAggacaatcaaatatttaatgtttttatcaaaGAAATGGAAAATCTTAACTTTTaactgcttttttttaatttagcctATATAACTCACACTTCCTGTACATGCTGACATCGTACTCGGATATTCTTTCCATCTGCAGCTCGCGAGTTGTATGAGGACGCGACTTGTCGTGCGACTTATCGCCCGACACGTCGACATTGTCGAGTGCGCTCAGCTGCGCGACCGAGCTGCCTTGCAGCATCAGCTCCACGGTACGATCTGGCGAGCGCATCTCCGAACGCAGTTCGCCAAAACCATCCTATATTAACCCCAGTAAACGAACAATTTTTCGACAAATAGAAtgtgtttgttaaattatttaatagtatgaCGCTTTACAATTTTAGGTGCCGGACgcataattttagtcctctttgccttcccaccccttttcttataaggaaaggatgcgAAGGGGATGAATTtaatggaggagatgcataggaaggttaaatattctctttttatg
Proteins encoded in this region:
- the LOC106719400 gene encoding uncharacterized protein LOC106719400; translation: MVASSISSQTQFPHLHSHSDDLLEVITNESGRPTNRFSLRLSSQLLRGLVRLYQRKASVLLGDLCMINATVIKHSNKKWIRHEDAPDIHRPRLDVVTLEQPGEEPRVEELIQSSNNVVANIDDITLKEPTVPEIQFLINDGFGELRSEMRSPDRTVELMLQGSSVAQLSALDNVDVSGDKSHDKSRPHTTRELQMERISEYDVSMYRKSIGAEISAIADIEKEIPEIPEIPPPALNVPEPLVLDNEMAQHPEPTVQSEAVKRKADDEIILEELEVRSPKRRRARRLIIDQHTRLGPDYMRDRIVNNKLEMRCKSASEDVINIRIPAATYLLRPAHDGHKLRPDIASVFRTLYLRNLEFISKTTSQNRELEEAVVMPAQEEPRSHLQPVEEDPSALAAVPQIELPVQTEVERAEVTMIGQGQGLLDFSDLPTQVVETLSQVRKRTSEFEDEGAKRRRSSGFLSYKQHREQLLSADIAADIEKENIPENIQTPRENRSVTALLRKAGLADIDAGRVDVEAGRVDVEAGRVDVEAGRVDVETGRVDVEGGRTVMEPLSEVSVRRSTRKTGSEDTETQLGSLDRTKVSLGDTDTTTDSKKFIREQWGTEGTMVKVLRGVREGFTLDVQHLVSLGPVLHTHRNIIMARCFTSLLKLKQHGFVNLKKDPDTLCIIDITLGPKFEEVDAE